The Paraburkholderia hospita genome includes a window with the following:
- a CDS encoding helix-turn-helix domain-containing protein: MPETFGARLITERERLGLAQGDMQSIVGVSRRAQFNYEQSVRLPDVGYLAALATHGFDLTYLVTGRRAPRHGSIDEDLLRHVLIAIDNALPVEPINAAKKAKLVALVYQSASETGQVDPLLVRKAIDLAS, translated from the coding sequence ATGCCAGAAACTTTTGGTGCCAGGCTAATTACCGAACGCGAACGGCTGGGACTAGCACAGGGCGATATGCAGTCAATTGTCGGTGTCAGTCGTCGCGCGCAATTTAATTACGAACAGTCTGTACGGCTACCCGATGTCGGTTATCTAGCTGCTCTTGCGACGCATGGCTTCGACCTCACGTACCTAGTAACTGGAAGGCGGGCGCCTCGCCACGGTTCCATAGACGAAGACTTGTTGCGGCACGTACTTATTGCAATCGACAACGCGCTTCCCGTCGAGCCGATCAACGCGGCGAAGAAGGCAAAACTCGTCGCGCTCGTCTATCAAAGCGCCTCGGAAACCGGTCAGGTCGATCCACTTCTGGTTCGAAAGGCTATTGACCTCGCCTCCTGA
- the dctP gene encoding TRAP transporter substrate-binding protein DctP: MNFSRLGQLIRHTVLVIAFASELADEVVYADQTWTIASDHPADTVAGRGVESFATALARQTGGALTGRIESRDMAAATDLVAAVLGDSVQVADVFAGTLASFDPIFELPTLPFMVNSVEESGRLACLAGPAYQRALSRAGLHLLFISPWPPTGLWTRQPVAAIGDIANLRVRTYDKSSAAVMGALGAHATTLPIRDVEWQLRVGGIDAVLSSGDGAVGRSLQADLSNFNAIHYAYPVSFVVMSRARYDVLPEKTRRELDEVAMNAGRAQWRSLPARIQANYAEMQRAGVVVNSTFDAELNTRLHKAGEARVREWLSRVSLGDAGIIKAFQNREAPAAQDSCPLDLIEVSGTIRG; the protein is encoded by the coding sequence ATGAATTTCTCCAGATTAGGACAACTCATTAGGCATACAGTGCTGGTCATTGCTTTTGCGAGCGAACTGGCAGACGAGGTAGTGTATGCAGACCAGACATGGACCATCGCCTCCGACCATCCGGCGGATACGGTGGCGGGCAGAGGAGTTGAGTCCTTCGCGACGGCATTGGCTAGACAGACGGGAGGTGCTCTTACTGGCCGGATCGAATCCAGGGATATGGCTGCAGCAACCGATCTCGTGGCGGCGGTGCTCGGCGACAGCGTACAGGTCGCGGACGTGTTCGCTGGGACCTTGGCATCCTTCGATCCGATCTTCGAATTGCCGACGTTGCCTTTCATGGTTAACTCGGTCGAGGAGTCTGGACGCCTAGCATGCCTGGCGGGACCAGCATACCAACGTGCTCTGTCGCGTGCAGGGTTGCATCTGCTTTTCATATCCCCTTGGCCCCCCACCGGGCTTTGGACCCGTCAGCCCGTGGCAGCCATTGGAGACATCGCAAATCTTCGCGTACGGACATACGACAAATCTTCAGCTGCCGTCATGGGGGCGCTCGGGGCTCACGCAACTACGCTGCCCATCCGGGACGTCGAGTGGCAGTTGCGCGTCGGTGGCATTGACGCAGTTTTGTCGTCGGGTGATGGGGCAGTGGGAAGGTCGCTCCAGGCGGATCTGTCGAATTTCAATGCCATCCACTATGCATACCCCGTGTCATTTGTGGTGATGAGCCGGGCGCGCTACGACGTACTGCCAGAGAAAACTAGGCGTGAGCTTGACGAGGTGGCGATGAATGCGGGACGCGCGCAGTGGAGGTCCCTTCCTGCTCGGATTCAAGCGAACTACGCCGAAATGCAGCGAGCAGGAGTAGTCGTCAACTCAACATTCGATGCAGAGTTGAACACGCGACTTCATAAAGCTGGCGAGGCGCGAGTTCGTGAATGGTTATCGCGAGTTTCACTCGGCGACGCCGGGATCATTAAAGCGTTTCAGAACCGGGAGGCGCCTGCGGCGCAAGACTCATGCCCACTCGATCTGATCGAAGTCAGTGGCACTATCCGCGGATAG
- a CDS encoding lytic transglycosylase domain-containing protein — protein sequence MLDFAVLAQQCAPIVHASTMEAVVRTESGFNPYAIGVVGGHLERQPHDLTEAIATAHALAARRVNFSVGLTQVKSVNLARYGLTYETAFDPCANLRAGSAILHDCYDRAVVAKGQGASALRAAISCYYSGNFTRGLVEDYRGTSYVQRVVAGARSLTDSTDVVPAIRVVTGRMPDAQVGDGPGTIRIPDIKKTVSPGSNRSESHPAWDAFGDYHCDEGTCK from the coding sequence ATGCTTGATTTCGCCGTGTTGGCTCAGCAATGTGCACCGATAGTTCACGCCTCCACTATGGAAGCCGTGGTACGGACCGAATCCGGATTCAATCCTTATGCTATCGGCGTAGTCGGAGGCCATCTCGAGCGGCAGCCGCACGACCTTACTGAAGCTATCGCGACAGCTCATGCCCTAGCTGCGCGAAGGGTCAATTTCAGTGTTGGCCTAACACAGGTCAAGTCGGTCAACCTCGCCCGCTACGGGCTGACTTACGAGACCGCTTTTGACCCGTGTGCGAATCTGCGAGCTGGCAGTGCGATTCTGCATGACTGCTACGACAGGGCAGTCGTAGCGAAGGGGCAAGGTGCCTCGGCGCTTCGGGCCGCAATCAGCTGTTACTACAGCGGCAATTTCACGCGTGGTCTCGTCGAGGACTATCGCGGCACTAGCTACGTTCAGCGCGTGGTCGCCGGCGCTCGTTCTTTGACTGACTCGACCGATGTCGTTCCCGCGATACGTGTTGTTACGGGGCGCATGCCCGATGCACAGGTCGGAGATGGACCCGGAACCATCCGGATCCCCGACATCAAGAAGACCGTCAGCCCTGGCAGTAATCGCAGCGAGTCGCACCCCGCGTGGGATGCCTTTGGCGACTACCATTGCGACGAAGGAACATGCAAGTGA
- a CDS encoding bifunctional diguanylate cyclase/phosphodiesterase, protein MILGIWIITIIRIQTEKQEAHRAVSEATSQIATSFVAHIDKTVHDADVAVKLVKYEYERSPSTFRLDTLKENGLVSADTALQVTVVGPTGGVLQTTTPDAKPINLSDRAHFVAHKRDPNLGLYISQPVLGRLSHHWTLQFTRRLNNPDGSFAGVVVVSEDPNFLTTGFYHLDAVGVGGMLLVMSDNGYLLSRLAAGVSTWPIGTPASGYRAMLNARGDALTDPVDHMRRFVTYLHSTRFPVGVIVGISENSALAGYRHAKDLYLLLASVLTVVLLPAAAIITATMSRLAVARADMQHLAETDALTGLPNRYLLTESLRRCIERENSLGRLALLFVDLDNFKRINDALGHQIGDELLQNVARRLVNVAGEKSIVARVGGDEFVVLVECTDAKAVAHRMAQSIIDAFELAFGLRGNSYVMRVSIGVAVYEFGFDAAYDLLRQADLAMYAAKEKGRSANASRFHAYTPDLSVHAMRDIERQQELQYAIENREFFLEYQPIVSLDSGETQGIEALVRWRHPEKGVIAPAEFIPFAESTGFIIPIGELILETACTQLSEWQEVDTRLFYMSVNVSAAQLVHGDLVNVIHRCLERHSIAAQRLKVEITETAILEDSALVGRRLQELRRLGVRVMLDDFGTGYSSLSQLTNLIIDGVKIGRSFTQGVPGDRTAQATFRSIVFLARDLGLSLVVEGVETEEQANWLRRFGDIEVQGFYFGRPIVPDRMRAGRAA, encoded by the coding sequence GTGATCCTGGGAATCTGGATCATCACGATCATTAGGATCCAGACCGAAAAACAGGAGGCGCACCGCGCGGTTTCTGAGGCGACCTCGCAAATTGCAACGTCGTTTGTTGCGCATATCGACAAGACGGTGCATGACGCCGACGTTGCTGTGAAGTTGGTCAAGTATGAGTACGAGCGCTCTCCTTCCACCTTTCGTCTCGATACTCTGAAAGAGAACGGGCTTGTTTCAGCTGACACTGCATTGCAGGTCACCGTCGTTGGACCAACCGGCGGGGTGTTGCAGACAACGACTCCGGACGCTAAGCCGATTAATCTGAGCGACCGGGCCCACTTCGTCGCCCACAAACGAGATCCTAATCTCGGTCTCTACATTAGCCAGCCAGTGCTCGGTCGACTGTCCCATCACTGGACGTTGCAGTTCACCCGTCGCCTGAACAACCCTGACGGCTCATTTGCGGGCGTCGTCGTTGTTTCGGAGGATCCCAATTTTCTCACCACAGGCTTCTACCATCTCGACGCCGTCGGGGTGGGCGGCATGCTCTTGGTGATGTCGGACAATGGCTATTTGCTCTCGCGCCTCGCGGCTGGTGTGTCGACGTGGCCTATAGGCACTCCGGCATCCGGTTATCGAGCAATGCTCAACGCAAGAGGTGACGCTCTCACCGACCCTGTCGATCACATGCGTCGCTTCGTCACGTACCTACATTCCACTCGCTTTCCGGTGGGCGTCATAGTCGGCATATCCGAAAACAGTGCTCTAGCCGGATACAGGCACGCCAAGGATCTATATCTCCTGCTGGCGAGTGTTCTCACGGTCGTGTTACTGCCGGCCGCGGCGATCATCACTGCGACGATGTCACGTTTAGCCGTTGCCAGAGCGGACATGCAGCATCTCGCGGAAACAGACGCACTCACCGGTTTGCCCAACCGATACCTGCTGACGGAATCCCTGCGTCGGTGCATCGAGCGCGAGAATTCACTCGGAAGGCTGGCACTACTTTTTGTGGACCTCGACAACTTCAAGCGGATCAACGATGCACTAGGTCATCAGATCGGGGATGAGTTGCTTCAGAACGTTGCGCGGCGTCTGGTGAACGTTGCTGGAGAGAAGTCGATCGTCGCGCGCGTCGGTGGAGACGAATTTGTGGTTCTCGTCGAGTGCACCGACGCCAAGGCTGTTGCACACCGTATGGCTCAATCCATCATCGACGCATTCGAGCTGGCGTTCGGGCTGCGTGGCAACAGCTACGTGATGCGCGTAAGCATAGGTGTCGCCGTCTACGAGTTCGGTTTCGATGCTGCCTATGATCTGCTGAGGCAGGCAGACCTCGCGATGTATGCTGCAAAGGAAAAGGGCAGATCAGCTAATGCAAGTCGATTCCATGCCTACACTCCGGATCTGTCAGTCCACGCGATGCGGGATATCGAGCGGCAGCAGGAATTGCAGTATGCAATCGAGAATCGCGAGTTTTTTTTGGAGTATCAGCCGATCGTGTCTCTTGATTCGGGAGAGACGCAGGGTATTGAAGCGCTTGTGCGCTGGCGACATCCAGAAAAAGGCGTCATCGCGCCAGCTGAATTTATCCCGTTTGCTGAAAGTACGGGGTTCATCATTCCCATCGGCGAATTGATTCTAGAGACAGCCTGTACCCAACTCAGTGAATGGCAAGAAGTCGATACGCGCCTGTTTTATATGTCTGTGAATGTTTCGGCCGCACAACTGGTTCACGGCGACCTCGTTAACGTGATACATCGATGTCTCGAGCGGCATTCGATTGCCGCCCAACGGTTGAAAGTGGAAATCACAGAAACGGCCATACTCGAAGACTCGGCTCTTGTCGGTCGGCGACTTCAGGAGCTACGACGGCTCGGGGTGAGGGTGATGCTGGATGACTTCGGTACCGGGTATTCGTCGCTTTCCCAACTGACCAACCTGATTATTGACGGCGTGAAGATCGGCCGGAGTTTCACGCAGGGCGTTCCTGGCGATAGGACAGCGCAGGCGACGTTCAGGAGCATAGTTTTCCTCGCGCGCGATCTGGGACTTTCCCTCGTGGTTGAAGGCGTCGAAACTGAGGAGCAGGCGAACTGGCTACGCCGCTTCGGGGACATCGAAGTGCAGGGCTTCTATTTTGGCAGGCCCATTGTCCCTGACAGAATGCGTGCCGGTCGGGCAGCGTAG
- a CDS encoding helix-turn-helix transcriptional regulator, protein MLKEVADRADRFGEVIFEVDVHVARDRVLLRLRQTNATCLLERQLIRRDGATFTQVLSIDEDDTLLEFVAADPYADHLRVQYQSIDRLYREQLANRSAQPESGQPLRDPLDEICHIRASTNEGELMKIMGRVVPQLGGRSYTYRWLHVPDRTRAITDQRCLIGCHPGWMHAYINQQWYRKAPLLDYALRNSTSTLASAIDALGDDHRAKDVAARYGFRSAVVCPVHRPSGTVIGLLQIGNGLPQPEGERVLWQDRHRVLMRALADEVLNWHIDALRDEEASRVALDQREQAVLRLVRAGRTACNVADMLGVSERTVYDIFQKINRKLGVSHITRAVAMAIDKGLLD, encoded by the coding sequence ATGCTGAAAGAAGTCGCCGACCGCGCAGACCGTTTCGGTGAGGTCATATTCGAGGTGGACGTCCACGTTGCGCGCGATCGTGTCTTATTGCGATTGCGGCAAACGAATGCAACCTGCTTGCTAGAACGACAGCTTATTAGGCGCGATGGTGCAACGTTTACGCAGGTCCTGTCGATCGACGAAGATGATACGTTGCTAGAGTTCGTCGCTGCGGATCCCTATGCCGATCATCTTCGGGTGCAGTATCAATCCATCGACCGACTTTACCGTGAACAACTGGCAAACCGATCGGCTCAGCCAGAATCAGGGCAGCCCTTACGTGATCCGCTCGACGAAATTTGTCACATCCGCGCTTCCACAAATGAGGGAGAGTTGATGAAGATCATGGGGCGCGTGGTACCGCAATTGGGTGGCCGCTCTTATACCTATCGCTGGTTACATGTACCTGACAGGACCAGAGCAATAACCGACCAGCGCTGCCTCATTGGATGTCATCCTGGCTGGATGCACGCGTATATCAACCAGCAGTGGTACAGGAAGGCCCCTTTGCTCGACTACGCCTTGAGAAACAGTACATCGACGCTCGCCAGCGCTATCGACGCGCTCGGTGATGACCACCGGGCTAAAGATGTCGCCGCGCGATATGGCTTTCGAAGCGCCGTAGTGTGTCCAGTGCACCGTCCCTCCGGTACAGTGATCGGCCTGCTGCAGATTGGCAACGGACTGCCCCAGCCGGAAGGTGAGCGAGTGCTCTGGCAGGACAGGCATCGCGTGCTGATGCGGGCGCTCGCAGATGAAGTGCTCAACTGGCATATCGACGCGCTGCGTGACGAGGAGGCAAGCAGGGTTGCTCTGGACCAGCGCGAGCAGGCTGTCTTGCGTCTCGTACGTGCGGGGCGAACAGCCTGCAACGTCGCAGACATGCTCGGCGTGTCGGAGCGAACTGTCTATGACATCTTCCAGAAAATCAACAGGAAGTTAGGCGTATCGCATATCACCCGCGCTGTCGCCATGGCCATCGACAAGGGGTTGCTTGACTGA
- the pxpA gene encoding 5-oxoprolinase subunit PxpA translates to MCAKTIDLNVDLGEGFGHDSELLEYATSANVACGWHAGDPLTMRRVTNEAIRRGVAIGAHPSFPDRENFGRASMTLSPDEVYAGVQYQTGALAAVVAGLGGRLAHVKPHGALYNQAEEDADIARAIVRAVRDMDAELAVFGLAGGQLVCIARDEGLVAIDEGFADRAYTREGKLVPRSYPNAVLESDVLACEQAIGMASDGRVKTLDDTWININPKTLCLHGDGPHAVEFARRIRASLANAGIRALAFRATQCIPGDVS, encoded by the coding sequence ATGTGCGCGAAAACAATTGATCTGAATGTTGACTTGGGTGAAGGGTTTGGACACGACAGCGAACTGCTCGAGTACGCCACGTCGGCCAACGTCGCGTGTGGGTGGCATGCCGGCGATCCACTAACCATGCGCCGCGTCACGAATGAGGCAATTCGCAGAGGTGTCGCGATTGGTGCGCACCCAAGTTTCCCGGACCGCGAGAATTTTGGCAGGGCGAGCATGACTTTGTCCCCTGATGAGGTATATGCGGGTGTGCAATATCAGACGGGAGCACTGGCTGCGGTGGTCGCCGGGCTTGGCGGCCGGCTCGCGCATGTGAAGCCGCACGGCGCGTTGTACAACCAGGCCGAGGAAGATGCAGATATTGCCCGCGCCATTGTGCGTGCGGTTCGAGACATGGATGCCGAACTGGCAGTGTTTGGTCTCGCTGGCGGTCAACTCGTGTGTATTGCACGTGACGAAGGACTGGTTGCGATTGACGAAGGGTTTGCCGACCGGGCGTATACGCGAGAGGGTAAGCTCGTTCCTCGTTCTTATCCGAATGCGGTACTTGAGAGCGATGTACTGGCGTGCGAGCAGGCCATCGGCATGGCAAGTGATGGCCGCGTAAAAACATTGGATGATACCTGGATCAACATCAACCCGAAAACGCTATGTCTGCACGGCGATGGACCGCACGCAGTTGAATTCGCGAGGCGGATCCGTGCCTCGCTAGCAAACGCAGGCATTCGGGCGCTCGCTTTTCGCGCGACACAATGCATTCCGGGAGACGTAAGTTGA
- a CDS encoding type IV secretion system protein, with amino-acid sequence MKSNLAVPTRYRAIPPRVIMVATVFCAAATAHAQGVPTISPAELAQQMVMVRQLIQQVQNQEAQYQALTGNSSLGLISNNPALRNYLPEEWQDIYIQAKAGGLSGVSSSMRIIEQQEGMTGAATAGQQRYYDTLATNKAMNEQAYTAIVARFNNIQSLMQLSNMTQDPAQKADLQNRIAAEEAMVTNDQTRLQVTARLQENEIRLAQEQRDREFKNSFLGGPNDQ; translated from the coding sequence ATGAAATCCAACCTCGCAGTGCCGACTCGGTATCGGGCCATTCCGCCCCGCGTCATCATGGTAGCGACAGTCTTCTGCGCCGCGGCGACTGCGCACGCCCAGGGGGTTCCCACCATCTCGCCGGCCGAGCTTGCACAGCAGATGGTGATGGTACGGCAGCTTATCCAGCAGGTCCAGAATCAGGAGGCGCAGTACCAGGCACTTACCGGCAACAGTAGCCTCGGTCTGATCAGCAACAATCCCGCACTGCGCAACTATCTACCCGAAGAATGGCAGGACATCTACATCCAGGCGAAGGCCGGGGGGCTTTCGGGCGTCAGCTCGTCGATGCGGATCATCGAACAGCAGGAAGGCATGACAGGCGCGGCAACCGCCGGTCAGCAACGCTATTACGACACGCTGGCGACCAACAAGGCGATGAACGAGCAGGCATATACCGCGATCGTGGCGCGTTTCAACAACATCCAGTCGCTCATGCAGCTATCGAATATGACGCAGGATCCTGCACAGAAGGCCGACCTGCAGAACCGTATAGCGGCCGAAGAGGCAATGGTCACGAACGACCAGACGCGACTGCAGGTGACGGCACGGTTGCAAGAGAACGAAATCAGGCTTGCCCAAGAGCAACGGGACCGCGAATTCAAGAACTCTTTCCTCGGAGGACCCAATGACCAATAA
- a CDS encoding VirB3 family type IV secretion system protein, with the protein MLDEKARYPGFNGLGRTATIWGVPYMAMLVVVVSSMFAGVLIAFVVGPGGLLFVFLGVPVLMYFKHVCETDDQGLRIMWLEMRCRAYFWTLKLRALVNSRRAAPRFGNTVTLAPLRYGRQRRVYRIFLKPLPRGVSRLHELEPEES; encoded by the coding sequence ATGTTGGACGAAAAAGCTCGCTATCCTGGCTTCAACGGTCTTGGCCGCACGGCGACAATCTGGGGCGTTCCCTACATGGCGATGTTGGTGGTGGTCGTATCGTCGATGTTCGCGGGTGTGCTCATCGCCTTCGTAGTCGGTCCTGGTGGACTTCTGTTCGTGTTTCTCGGTGTGCCGGTGCTGATGTACTTCAAGCACGTATGCGAAACGGACGATCAGGGTCTGCGAATCATGTGGCTCGAGATGCGCTGCCGCGCCTATTTCTGGACACTGAAGCTTCGTGCGTTGGTCAACTCCAGGCGAGCAGCCCCCCGCTTTGGCAACACTGTAACCCTCGCACCGCTACGCTATGGACGACAGCGCCGGGTCTATCGGATTTTCCTCAAACCCTTGCCACGCGGCGTGAGTCGCCTGCACGAGCTTGAGCCGGAGGAGTCATGA
- a CDS encoding VirB4 family type IV secretion system protein, with protein MTRKPEISSDVLGSLGAIEDWMPKFGHPVKKHVQHLEGNRFMVTLVKRGVPFEVHENVAIERMFDRDTDTYSKLGRDLGGRLGYHATFTRRLVSFDRNYRFNPRFMQWFSREYVGRFNEDRFYENRYYLSLILKYDDFDDGLKEIESLAQQSLLHLVDYEAEQLEVYERQHMNGTKMLFSKQYGFVSDLVNATWTDVPVAAEPGTDVIPSSWLHFGYNTVAIRGPGVTPSRQHATCHDLRGFPDKPGWGQLNPLLTLPMEFTITQSFNCMTGFEANRTVDSAINKLESAGDKAKHQVKEMREAQGYVNTGELSFGEYHGAAVIYGETAKEAIANGDLFVSRSLNECGVEWMTATGSAPFTYFSQVPGAKVKPRPKVQSSRNFAAMHACHDYSTGKAEGNPIGDGSAIIPFRTSAANVFNFNFHATRLGDINVAEKLAGHFEAKGTTGTGKTTLIAAAIGMLLRFEPLLYVLDKGRGWEVFVRAMGGVYVYLEKGKPTGWAPFELADAPENREFLYGLVELCGRRNGVDHQGKQIRIDLSAAEKMQCRNAVDAVMDIEDVRLRRFSLLLDSIPDEGDDCLHARLSIWCKSEGGRFWWVFDNPPNLSLNMSGQRCIGFDVETFLVENYEPSEPAFTWLFHLKTLMRRDGLLMATIIEEYWLPIRFRTIREQIEETLASGRKEGEFIGLVTQQPEQAQKAADLYPALRSLIATKIYLADPAAEEAPYLRDGMTRKEFQEFRKLTAQSRRFLIKQGNQSAFASFDLSGLDDAIAVFSGDRENVLMLDEVRAEMGDDPNAWLPVYLLRVFERRQRTRLTAKHGADEQLWAEELHDALGRKRLELTAIYLTANVEMTEEPLV; from the coding sequence ATGACACGCAAGCCTGAAATTTCGAGTGACGTGCTCGGCAGCCTCGGTGCAATCGAAGACTGGATGCCGAAGTTTGGTCATCCGGTTAAGAAACACGTGCAGCATCTTGAGGGAAACCGCTTCATGGTGACGCTGGTCAAGCGCGGCGTGCCGTTTGAAGTACATGAGAACGTCGCGATCGAGCGCATGTTCGACCGCGACACCGATACGTACAGCAAGCTGGGACGTGATCTTGGTGGGCGCCTAGGTTACCACGCGACCTTTACCCGCCGGCTGGTGAGTTTTGATCGGAATTACAGATTCAATCCACGTTTCATGCAGTGGTTCTCACGGGAATATGTCGGGCGCTTTAATGAAGACAGGTTCTACGAAAACCGCTACTACCTGTCGCTGATCCTGAAATACGACGACTTTGACGATGGACTGAAGGAAATCGAATCGCTCGCGCAGCAGTCGCTGCTGCACCTGGTGGACTATGAGGCTGAACAGCTGGAGGTGTACGAGCGTCAGCACATGAACGGCACAAAGATGCTGTTCTCAAAACAGTACGGTTTTGTGAGCGATCTGGTCAACGCAACCTGGACTGATGTGCCGGTCGCAGCCGAACCGGGTACCGACGTCATCCCTTCCAGTTGGCTTCACTTCGGGTACAACACTGTGGCCATTCGTGGGCCGGGAGTCACGCCGTCGCGCCAGCATGCGACCTGTCATGATTTGCGGGGTTTTCCAGACAAACCAGGCTGGGGACAGTTGAACCCACTGCTGACGCTGCCGATGGAATTTACCATCACGCAGTCGTTTAATTGCATGACCGGGTTCGAAGCCAACCGCACCGTTGATTCCGCGATCAACAAACTGGAATCGGCCGGAGACAAGGCGAAGCATCAAGTCAAGGAAATGCGAGAGGCTCAGGGATACGTCAACACGGGTGAACTGAGCTTCGGTGAGTATCACGGCGCGGCCGTGATTTATGGTGAAACGGCAAAAGAAGCGATCGCGAATGGAGATTTGTTCGTGTCCCGCTCGCTGAACGAGTGCGGCGTCGAATGGATGACTGCCACCGGCTCGGCGCCGTTCACGTATTTTTCCCAAGTGCCTGGCGCGAAGGTAAAGCCACGGCCGAAGGTTCAGTCGTCGCGAAACTTCGCCGCGATGCATGCGTGCCACGACTACTCGACCGGCAAGGCTGAAGGCAACCCGATCGGTGATGGTTCGGCAATCATTCCGTTTCGCACCAGTGCCGCCAACGTCTTCAATTTCAACTTCCATGCGACGCGTCTGGGCGACATCAACGTAGCAGAAAAGCTGGCCGGTCATTTCGAAGCCAAAGGAACAACCGGCACAGGCAAAACGACGCTCATCGCTGCTGCCATCGGCATGCTGCTCCGGTTCGAACCGCTCCTGTACGTGCTGGACAAGGGCCGGGGGTGGGAAGTCTTTGTCCGCGCCATGGGCGGTGTGTACGTGTATCTGGAAAAGGGCAAGCCTACAGGTTGGGCGCCGTTTGAGCTCGCCGATGCGCCCGAGAATCGCGAGTTTCTCTACGGTCTCGTCGAACTGTGTGGCCGCAGGAATGGTGTCGACCATCAGGGCAAGCAGATCCGGATCGACCTAAGCGCCGCGGAGAAAATGCAGTGCCGCAACGCTGTTGATGCTGTGATGGACATCGAAGACGTGCGTCTGCGCCGCTTCAGCCTCCTGCTGGACAGCATTCCAGATGAGGGCGATGACTGCCTGCATGCCCGACTGTCGATCTGGTGCAAGTCGGAAGGGGGGCGTTTCTGGTGGGTATTCGACAACCCGCCCAACCTGTCGCTGAACATGAGTGGACAGCGTTGCATCGGCTTCGACGTCGAGACGTTCCTTGTCGAGAACTACGAACCGTCTGAACCCGCGTTCACCTGGCTGTTCCACCTGAAGACGCTGATGCGCCGTGATGGTCTGTTGATGGCGACGATCATCGAGGAATACTGGCTGCCAATCCGGTTCCGCACGATCCGTGAACAGATCGAAGAGACGCTCGCGAGCGGCCGCAAGGAAGGTGAGTTCATCGGGCTCGTCACGCAGCAGCCAGAGCAGGCTCAAAAGGCCGCAGACCTGTATCCGGCGTTGCGCAGCCTCATTGCTACCAAAATTTATCTTGCCGACCCGGCTGCCGAAGAAGCGCCCTATCTGCGCGATGGCATGACGCGAAAGGAATTCCAGGAGTTCAGGAAACTCACGGCCCAGTCGCGCCGCTTCCTGATAAAGCAGGGCAACCAGTCGGCCTTCGCCAGTTTCGACCTGAGTGGCCTTGATGATGCGATCGCGGTCTTCTCGGGCGACCGGGAGAACGTGCTGATGCTCGATGAAGTACGCGCTGAGATGGGCGACGACCCGAATGCGTGGCTGCCGGTGTATCTCCTGCGCGTGTTCGAACGCAGGCAGCGAACTCGTCTGACCGCAAAGCATGGCGCCGACGAGCAACTGTGGGCGGAAGAGTTGCATGATGCGCTCGGGCGTAAACGCTTGGAGCTGACTGCGATTTATTTGACTGCAAATGTCGAGATGACCGAAGAGCCCCTTGTCTGA